Within the Streptomyces sp. NBC_00353 genome, the region TTCCACACGGTCTCCGGCTACTCCGTGACCGACGGCAGCCGGAAGTGGAGTCTTCGTATGCCGTCGAATCTGTGCGCGGCGCCTTCGCAGCCCACCGCCGACGGCAAGATCGTCTTCGGGATCAAGACCGGCACCGCGGACGACGCGCTCTGCAACTCCCTCCAGATGGTCGACCTCACGACCGGCAGGGCCGGCTGGCGCAAGACATACCGGCGCCAGGGCGCCTGGGATCTGCTGTCCGACGTCTCGATGGCGATCAACGGTGACACCGTGACCGTGGGGCGCACCAGCAGGACGGACGCCTTCCGGGTCAGCGACGGCACGGTGCTCTTCGGGGAACTGCCGGGCAACTGCCAGCCGTTCGGCTTCGCCGGCGGCCCCGTGGCGATCGCCGCGACCAGTTGCCAGACCGCGGCCGACGACCACAAGGAGCAGCAGGTGCAGCGGATCGATCCGGTCACCGGAAAGGTCCAGTGGACGTACAAGGTCAAGAAGGGCTGGGAGGTTGCACAGTTCTACTCGGTCAGCCCGCTGGTCGTCTCGCTGAAGCAGGAGGACAAGTGGGCGATCATCGTGCTCAACGAGAACGGCACCTACCGGTCCCAACTGGTCGGCGGCACCGACGACTACGCGACGAAGTGCGGCGGTGACCTCCTCACCGAGGGTAAGAACCTCGACAACTGCCTCGGGGTGGCGGCCGACGACCGGACGGTCTATCTGGCGACCGAGCCCTCCGAGTCCGACCTCACCCCCACCAACAAGGTCGTCGCCTTCGATCTGAACACCGGTCAGGCGAAGTGGAAGGCCGTGGCCCCGGCCGGACAGACCCTCATGCCGATGCGGGTGGAGGGCGGCAGACTGCTGATGTATCTCGCCGCCGGGAAGAACAAGGGTGGCGGCATCGCGTCCCTCCCGCCGGCCGGCGGCACGCCGCAGATGGTGCTGCGGCACCCGGCAGCGGCCGCCACGGTCGAGCGCGGCTTCTTCGATTCCAGGGTCGTCTATCAGGACGGGCGTTGCTTCCTCATGCACGCGAGGATCAGCGGGATCGACGACGAGGACGAGAAGTCGATGAAGTCGATGGCGGGCTTCGGCAACTGACGGACCGAGGCGTAACGAGGGCATCACGGCGCGGTTCTCCCTTGGGAACAGGGGGCGGACCGACTCGGTGTCCGATGCGTTGCGGGTGGTACAAAGAAGCCCCGCTCGACTGTCGTGACGCCGCGGAATCCATGCCCGATTCGCTCCTTTCCGAGGGGAATTCAGCCCAGCGGAATCGCGGGGGAGACCGGAACGGGCACCGGACCGCACGAAGGGGGACGTGCTGATGACCCAGCCGCCCAGCCAGCAACCGCCGCAGGGAGGCTTCGGCGCTCCGCAGGAGCCGCCGCAGGGGAGTCCTCAGCCGGCGGCGCCCGGGCAGCCGCCGCAGAGTCAGCCGCCGCAGGGTCAACCGCCTGCCCAGCCACCGCAGATGCCGGCCGCGCTGCCGACGCCGCCGCCCGCTCAGCCGGGTTACGGCTATCCGCAGCAGCCGGGTCAGGCCCCCGGTTACGGCTACCCGCAGCAGCCGGGCCCGTACGCCCAACAGCCGGGTCCCTACGGTCAGCAGCCGGGCCCGTACGCCCAACAGCCCGGCCCCTACGGCCAGCAGCCGCAGCCCGGTTACGGCTACCCGCAGCAGCAGTACCCCGGCGCCCCGATACCCGGCGGCCCCGGCGGCACGGGCGGTGGCAGCCCCTTCAAGGGGAAGCCCGCAGTGATCATCGGTGCCGCGGTCGCCGCCGCGATCGTCATCGCCGGTGGCGTGTTCCTCGCGACCAGCGGTGGTGACGACGACAAGAAGCCCGTCGCGCAAGCGAGCACGGACGGCAAGGCGCCGAGCGGTTCGCCCTCCGTCGACGAGGGCGACGGCAACGGCGACGGACGGCAGGCGGACGACGACCTCAACGCCGGGCGCAAGCCGGGCGAGGCCAAGGTCCTCTGGCTGCAGAAGAACGACGTCGACCTGCCGCGCAACGGCGCGGACGTGTACGGCCCCTGGGTCGTCGGCGACACCGTCGTCAAGGGCATGTACCGCGCGGTCTCCGGCTACTCGGCCGCCGACGGCAAGCAGAAGTGGACGCTGAAGCTGCCCGCCGACATGTGCGCCGCGCCTTCGCAGACCACCACCGACGGCAAGATCGTCATCGGGGTCAAGAACGGCACCACCGACAAGGCCGACTGCTCGGACCTCCAGATGATCGACCTCAACACCGGCAAGGCCGGCTGGAAGAAGTCGATCAAGAAGAACGGCATCTGGGACATGATGTCGGACATCTCCCTCGCCATCAGCGGAGACACCGTCACGGTCGGCCGGACCAGCAACTCCAACGCCTACCGGGTCAGCGACGGCAAGGAGCTGTTCGGCAAGCCGGCGGGCAACTGCCAGCCGTTCGCCTTCGCCGGCGGCCCCAAACTGATCGCAGCCGCCAGCTGCCGCACCGATGACATCGACAACCCCCAGCACCAGATCCAGGAGATCGACCCGGCCACCGGCAAGGCCAAGTGGACGTACCGGCCGGCCCGTGGGTGGGAGATCGACCGGGTCTACTCGGTGAGCCCGCTCGTCGTCTCGCTGACCCAGAGCGAGAAGAAGAAGTGGAGCATCCTCGCGATCAAGGAGAACGGCACGCTCCGTTCCCAGCTGGTCGGTGACAAGGGCGACAAGTTCGCACCGGACTGCGGCAGTGCGTTCGCCATCTTCGGCAAGTCACTGGACGGCTGTGTCGGTGTCGCCGCCGACGCCAACACCTTCTACATGTCGACCGAAGCCGACTCCAGCGGCACCGCCCGTACGAACAAGGTCGTCGCGTTCAACCTGAACACCGGCAAGCCGAAGTGGAAGGCCGCGGCCCCGGCCGAGCAGATCGTGAAGCCGCTGCGGATGGAGGGCGGCAATGTGCTGCTCTACGTGGAGGCCGGATACAACAAGGGCGGCGGGATCGCCACCCTCGCCCCGACCGGTGGCGCGCCGCAGATGCTGCTCCGGCACCCGGAGTCGACGTCCCAGATCGAGAGTTCGTTCTACAACGCGAAGATCGTCTACGCGGACGGGCGTTCCTTCATCGCGAGCGGGCGGGTCAGTGCGAGCAACGACAAGGAAGAGCTGGAGACGAAGACCATGATGGCCTTCGGCAAGTGACGGCTCACGCAGGCACCCGACGGACTCCGACCGACCGCGACAGGTCCCGACCGACCGACTCCCCTTCCCTCGAGGTACGTACGTCATGACTCAGCCGCCCCAGCCGCCCAACGAACCGCCCCAGGGCGGGTTCGGCGCCCCGCAGGACCCGCCGCCCGGTGGGTTCGGGGCACCGGTCCCGCCACCCGCCGACCCGTTCGGCAAGCAGCCGCCCACCCCGCCCGCGGGGGGATTCGGCGCCCCGCAGGCGCAACCCCCCGCCGGTGGTTTCGGCGCTCCGCAGACCCCGCCCGCCGGTCCGCCGCAGCAGCCGGGTTACGGCTATCCGCAGCAGCCCGGTTACGGCTACCCGCCGGGCCCTCCGGCCGGACAGGGCCTGCCGCCCGGTCAGCCGCCGCAGCAGGGCTACGGATACGGCTACCCGACGGCCCCGATGCAGCCGCAGTACGCGCCGCCGCAGAAGGGCGGGAACGGCGGCAAGAAGTTCACCACGCAGATGCAGATCATCGTTGCCGCGGTGGTCGCCGTGGCAGTGATCATCGGTGGGGGCATCTTCCTCGCCTCCGGTGGCGACGACAAGAAGAACGAGGTGTCCTCCGCCGGTCCCACCGGTGAGGGCAAGGGCGGCGAGGACAGCGGCGTCGGTGGTGGCGGCAAGGAGAAGGTGCCGGCGAACACCAAGTCCACCGTCGCCTTCCAGCTGCCGGAGCCGAAGGTCGGCGACGTCACGACGGTCGACGGCTCCTGGCTGACCGACAAGGCGTATGTGAAGACCGGCGTCGACGAGATCGTCGGCTACGACAAGGTCAAGGGCACCAAGCTCTGGTCCATCCCGCTGGAGGGCCAGCTCTGCGCCGCCTCCCGGCACATGTCGAAGGACTACAAGACGGCCATCCTCTTCGAGGAGGGAAAGCCGACCAAGGCGAAGAAGTACCAGCCGTGCAACCAGGTCGGTGGGATCGACCTGAACACCGGAAAGCTGATGTGGAGCAAGCCGGTGACCGCCGCTACCAGCGGTGACGAGCCGGTCAGGTTCGACGAGGTCACGCTCAGCGGCACCACGGTCGCCGCGGGCGGCACCGAGGGCGGCGCCGCCTTCGACCTGAACACCGGCGCCGAGCGCTGGAAGCCGAAGGTCGGCACCGATGGCTGCTACGACAAGGGGTACGGCGGCGGCGACGCGCTCGCGGTGGTCCGCAAGTGCGGTACGTACGACAGCCCGCAGCTCGTCATCCAGGCGCTGAACCCGACGACCGGCGCCCCGCTCTCGTCGTTCAAGATGCCGCCCGGCGTCGATTACGCGAGCATCGTCTCCACCAAGCCGCTGGTCGTCGCGGCCGATGTCGGCGACACCGCCGGTGACGGCAGTGGGATCTCGGACTTCTTCTCGATCGACGCGTCGACCGGCAAGCTCCTCACCAAGATCGCCGCGGACGGCGAGAAGTACGCCGCCCGCTGCGGCTCCACCGAGGTCGAGACCTGCCAGCAGCTGGCCGTCGGGAACAACCGGCTCTATCTGCCGACCGAGGAGCACGAGGGCACCGGCGAGTACGGCGACACCAACGAGATCGTCTCGTTCGACCTCACCACCGGCAAGCCGACCAGCGACAAGGCCGACGCCGGCGACCGGTACACGATGTTCCCGATCCGCATGGACGGTTCCAACATCATCGCGTACAAGGTCCCCCCGTACGACAAGGGCGGCCAGATCGTCTCCATCGACGGTTCCACCTTCAAGCAGACGGTGCTGATGGAGAACCCGGGGGACGAGTCCGTCCGGGACGCGGAGACCAGCTTCTCCATGGACTACGCGGAGATCCTCTACTCGGGCGGCCGGATGTACATCTCCGAGGTGATGGTGAGCAAGCCGCGCGAGAGCTCCCTCGAAGACAAGCAGTACCTCGCGGTCTCGTTCGGCACCGGCTGACCCCGGCGCGGGTACGCGCACGCACCACGGCCCTGCCGGTCGATCACTCGACCGGCAGGGCCGGTCGTTTTCTGCCCGCCCATCGATCCACTTCCGCCGGCTTACTGTCGGTCAACCGGACCCGAACAGCACATAATTCGGCATTCCGGGGTTCTTCTGCCTGGTAAGGGGCGCGCCACGTCGAACAAGCGTGTAGCTTGCCGGGTCAAAGGGGCCGGGGGCCGGGGCCTGTCGTCGAACCGGCGCCTGCCGCGCGACGCCTGGGTGTGGCTCCATTGCTGTGGGGGGTAACTCGATGGGCGTGCGGCTCATGGTGGTCGATGACCACAGACTGCTCGCCGAGGCGTTGGCCTCGGCGCTGAAATTGCGGGGTCACCGGGTGCTCGCGGCGGCCGCGCCGACCGCCGGTGCGGCGGAACTCGTGGTGAGCAGAGCCCCGGAGGTCTGTCTGTTCGGCACGGCGACACCCGCCGAACCCGGGGCGTTCGACCCGATCACCCGGATCAAGAGGGAGCGCCCGCAGGTGGCGGTGGTGGTGCTCGGGCCGGTGCCCAGTCCGCGCGGGATCGCGGCGGCCTTCGCGGCCGGCGCCGCCGGATATGTCAGGCACGACGAGCGGATAGAGGGTGTCGAGCGGGCGATGGTCAAGGCGCGGGCCGGAGAGGCGGCGGTCGCGCCGCAACTGCTCCAGGGTGCCTTCGCCGAGCTGCTCAACCCGGCCGTCCAGCCGGACGACGAGGGGCAGCGGCTGCTGCGCATGCTCACCCCGCGTGAGATCGAGGTCCTGGTGCGGGTCGCGGAGGGCGAGGACACCCGGCTGATCGCGGCCGGGATGCGGATCGCGTCGAGCACCGCGCGTACGCATGTGCAGCGGGTGCTGATGAAGCTGGGGGTCGGCTCACGGCTGGAGGCCGCGGCACTGGCGGCCCGCACCGGGCTGCTGGACCGCGCGGTAGTGGGCGGAATGACGAAGGGGCCGGACGCCGGGTGACGTCCGGCCCCTTCGGGGCGGTGCGGAGACTGCTCAGGTGTCCGGGCCGACGTCGGCGGAGCCGTCCGGCGCCGGTGCCGGACGCAGCTTCAGCCACAGCAGGAGGAACAGCCCCGGGGTCAGCATGGCCGGCCCGGTCCAGAGGTTGATGTGGACGCCCTCGGCCTTCTTCAGGTCCGCGTCGGACGGGTTGATCCCGGGGCTTCGGAGCTGTGGGGAGGGTGACGACGGCCATGACCTCCGCACCGGCGACGAAGCCGACGATCGCGGAGACGAAGTTGGCGCCCTGGTCGGTCGGGATGTCGATGACACCCTGCTGGTGGACCCAGAATTGACGCTCCTGTGAGCGCAGGCTGCTGCCGCGCTGCTCAAACACGTATGTGCGCTGCTCGAGCGCAATGTTCCACAGGGTGCGTGCCGCATGCCCCCACCGGGTCGGAACCTGTTCCTGCGCGCGGTTGGGATACAGCCGTTATCGGCGCCCCACGCCTGCCTTCACGCCAGGGAACGTAAGGCCGGCTGCTCGGCGATTACCAGTGGATCGGATCCAGTTCACCCCTAAATGTTCGGGTCTGGAAAACGTGTGCGTCGACGAGCGCGGCCGTGCGGCCACTCATTGACGTGCGTGTTGGCTTGTGGTTTGTTGTGTGCGGTTATGTTTGGAGGAACCTGGTGAAGAAGACGGTTACGACGCTCGCCGACGGCCGGGAGCTGCTCTACTACGACAGCCGCGACGACGTGGTCCGGGACGCCGTCGACCGGCGGCCGCTCGACGCCGTATCGACCTCCTCCGAAATCCGCCGCGACCCTCTCCTCGGGGACAGCGTCGCCATCGCCTCGCACCGCCAGGGCCGCACGTACCACCCGCCGGCCGACGAGTGCCCGCTCTGCCCGTCCCGGGGCGGGCGGCTCAGCGAGATCCCCGACGACCGGTACGACGTGGTCGTCTTCGAGAACCGCTTCCCCTCGCTCGCCGGTGACTCCGGCCGCTGCGAGGTCGTCTGCTTCACCTCCGACCACGACTCGTCGTTCGCCGACCTCACCGAGGAGCAGGCGACCCTGGTCCTCGACGCCTGGACCGACCGCACCGCCGAACTCGCCGAGTTCGAGCAGGTCAAGCAGGTGTTCTGCTTCGAGAACCGGGGCGCCGAGATAGGCGTGACGCTCGGCCATCCGCACGGGCAGATCTACGCGTACCCCTTCGTCACCCCGCGCACCGAGCTGATGCTCCGCTCGATGCAGGCGCACCGCGAGCGGACCGGTGGCAACCTCTTCGACGACATCGTGGCCCGCGAGCTGACCGACGGCGATCGCGTGGTGCTGACCGGCGAGCACTGGGTGGCCTTCGTCCCGTACGCCGCGCACTGGCCGTACGAGGTGCATCTGCACCCGCGCCGGCGCGTCCCCGACCTGCGGGAACTCGACGAAGGGGCGCGCACAGAGTTCGCACAGATCTATCTGGAACTCTTGAGGCGATTCGACCGGATCTTCGGCCCCGGTGAGCCGCCGACCCCGTACATCGCGGCCTGGCACCAGGCGCCGTTCGGAGTCCCCGGGCGGGAGGAGTTCGGGCTTCACCTCGAGCTTTTCACCATCCGACGTACCTCCGGCAAGCTGAAGTTCCTCGCGGGTTCCGAGTCCGGCATGAGTGTGTTCATCAACGACGTGCCGCCGGAGGCCGCGGCCCAGCGACTGCGAGAGGTAGCGAGCGAGTGAGCAAGCCCCAGAGCGATCCCCGGCTCAGCCCCCGGAAGAAGTACCTGGTCACAGGCGGCGCCGGATATGTCGGCAGTGTGGTCGCCGCGCATCTTCTCGAAGCCGGTCATGAGGTGACCGTCCTCGACGACCTGTCGACCGGGTTCCGCGAGGGCGTCCCCGCCGGGGCCGAGTTCATCGAGGGCCGCATCCAGGACGCCGCGCGCTGGCTGGACTCCTCCTACGACGGGGTGCTGCACTTCGCCGCGTACTCCCAGGTCGGCGAGTCCGTCACCGACCCGGAGAAGTACTGGGTCAACAACGTCGGCGGATCCACCGCCCTGCTCGCCGCGATGCGTGACGCGGGTGTCCGCACCCTGGTCTTCTCCTCCACGGCCGCGACCTACGGCGAACCGGTCTCCAGCCCGATCACGGAGTCCGACCCGACCGCCCCCACCAACCCGTACGGCGCGACGAAGCTGGCCGTCGACCACATGATCACCGGCGAGGCGGCCGCGCACGGACTGGCCGCGGTCTCGCTGCGCTACTTCAACGTGGCCGGGGCGTACGGCAGCCACGGGGAGCGGCACAGCCCCGAGTCGCATCTGATTCCGCTGGTCCTCCAGGTCGCGCTCGGCCGCCGCGAGTCGATCTCCGTCTACGGCGACGACTACCCGACCCCCGACGGCAGCTGCGTACGCGACTACATCCACGTCGCGGACCTGGCCGAGGCCCACCTGCTGGCCCTGGACGCGGCCACCGCGGGCGAACACCTGATCTGCAACCTCGGCAACGGCAACGGCTTCTCGGTGCGCGAGGTCATCGAGACCGTCCGCAAGGTCACCGGCCACCCGGTCCCCGAGATCGCGGCCCCCCGCCGCGCCGGTGACCCGGCCGTGCTGGTCGCCTCCGCCACCACTGCCAGGGAGCGGCTCGGCTGGCAGCCGAGCCGTGCCGACCTGGCCGGAATCGTCTCCGACGCCTGGACGTTCGCCCGCCGAGAGGAACCCACCGCGCCATGACCGACAACGCTGAGCTGGTCACCGCTTTCACCGAGCTGTACGGCACCGCCCCCGAAGGAGTCTGGGCGGCGCCCGGCCGGGTCAACCTGATCGGCGAGTACACCGACTTCAACGACGGCTTCGTGATGCCGCTCGCGCTGCCGCACACCGCGCGCGCGGCCGTCGCCCGCCGCACCGACGGCGAGCTGCGGCTGCACTCGACCGACGTGCCGGGCGGTGTCGTCCAGCTCCGCGTCGACGAGCTGGCCCCGCACTCCGGGCACGGCTGGGCGGCCTACCCGGCCGGCGTCGTCTGGGCGCTGCGCGAGGCGGGCCACCAGGTCACCGGCGCGGACATCCAGCTGACCTCGACCGTCCCCACCGGCGCCGGGCTCTCCTCGTCCGCCGCCCTCGAAGTGGTCACCGCGCTCGCGCTGAACGACCTCTTCGAGCTCGGCCTGTCCGCGTCCGAGCTGGCGGTGCTTGCGCAGCGCGCCGAGAACGCGTTCGTCGGCGTGCCGTGCGGCGTCATGGACCAGATGGCGTCGGCCTGCTGCACCGACGGCCACGCCCTGCACCTCGACACCCGCGACCTCACCCAGCGCCAGGTCCCGTTCGACCTGTCCGCGCACGGTCTGCGGCTGCTGGTCGTCGACACCCGGGTCAAGCACGCGCTGGGCGACGGTGCGTACGCGGAGCGGCGGGCCGGCTGCGAGGCGGGCGCGCGGGCGCTCGGCATCGGGACGCTGCGCGATCTTCCGTACGACGGTCTCGGCGCCGCGCTCGACACCCTCGCCGAGTCCGGTGCCGACGAGTCGGTCGTGCGGTACGTACGCCATGTGGTCAGCGACAACGCGCGGGTGGAGCAGGTCATCGCGCTGCTCGACGCGGGCGAGGTGCGCGCCGCCGGCCCTGTCCTCACGGCGGGCCATGTCTCGCTCCGTGACGACCTGCGGGTCTCCTGCCCCGAACTGGATCTGGTGGTCTCCGCGGCGAACGCGGCCGGGGCGCTGGGCGCCCGGATGACCGGCGGCGGCTTCGGCGGGTCGGCGATCGTGCTGGTGGAGGAGGCGGACGCGGACGCGGTCACCAAGTCGGTGCTGGAGGCGTTCACTTCGGCGGGATACGCGACGCCCGGGGTCTTTCCGGCGGTCCCGTCGGCAGGCGCCCGCCGCACCGGCTGAACCCGTCGGTCAGCCGAAGGTCTTCGTCAGGATGAACTCGGTGACACCGGGCGGGTAGTTGTCGACCCGCCCGATCACCTCGTACCCCCGCTTGCGGTAGAAGTCGGGGGCCTGGAACCCCCAGGTCTCCAGCCGGGAGCGGGTGCAGGCGCGGTCCGTCTCGGCCACCCGTTCGGCCTCGGCGAGCAGTTGCGAACCGATGCCGGAGCCGCGATGCCGGTCATCGACCCAGAGCAGATCCACATGGAGCCAGTACGCCCAGGTGCGTCCGGTCAGCCCGCCGGCCAGCCCGCCTCGGCCGTCCATCGCCCAAACCTCCAGCGGGAGTTCGTGCTCGGCGGGCGTGGCGAGCAGGGCGCGGAGCTCCGGGGAGCGTTCCCTGTTGCTGTGGTGCAGCCGTTCACCCAGCAGAAGACGACGATCTTTGTCTACTTCTGTCTCAAGACGAAACATGAACCACACCCTAAACACCGAGGTCCATCAGTTCTGTGAATTTCCTTCCGCTCCGGGCCCTCAGTCGTACGCTGATGCACAGCACCGGTGGGGGCCGGTGCTGATTCAGGGGTACGAGACAGTCGGGTACGGCGCCCGGGGCGGGGTGGCAATCTGCACACGGCGGCGGCCGTAGGGCTGAGGTTCACCCATCGCTCCGGGCGTCGTGCCCGCACCGGTCCGTCCCCGTCGGGGGGCCAGGGGGTGGCCCCGCACCAGACGCAGCATGGGGGTGCCTGTGGTTCGTATCCGGGTTCTCGTGGTGGACGACCACCGCATTTTCGCCGAGTCGCTCGCGGCGGCCCTCGCGGCCGAGCCGGACGTCGACGTGGCGGCGGCGGGCAGTGGCCCCGCCGCGCTCCGATGTCTGGAGCGGGCGGCCGCCGAAGGCCGTAGGTACGACGTGATACTCGTCGACGCCGAACTCGGCACCCTGTCGTCGGGCGGTGGACGCATGGCCTCGGGCCCGGTCCCGGTACCCGCGCCGAACAGCGGCGAGAGCCCGCCGGTCGACGGGCTCTCGCTGGTCGCCGGCGTCCGTTCGGGCCAGCCGTCCGCCCGTACGGTGGTGCTCGCCGAGAAGGACGACCCACGCCGGGCTGCGCTCGCGCTGCAGGCCGGGGCATCGGGCTGGGTCGCCAAGGACTGCTCGCTGCAACGGCTGCTCACGGTCATCCGGGGCGTGCTCCGCGACGAGACGCATCTTCCTCCTGCGCTGCTCACCGGTGTGCTGCGGGAGCTGACGGCGGCCCGCAAGCACCGCACCGAGAGCGAGCGGC harbors:
- a CDS encoding outer membrane protein assembly factor BamB family protein; its protein translation is MAQPPGGQPLQGSFGAPYDPPPEPVQPSQPPGYGSAPPPGQAAGPYGAPVQPGPYGTPAQPGPYNAPTQPGPYNAPTQPGPYNAPTQPGPYGYPSPAQPGYGYQQQQQHQQPQQPPRSGGGGFFRGSRGAVIVAVLAVVLLAGGGIWFATSGGDDESKPTAKASTGPGPGATGDGKAEDPGTHDLRAEADALNAQRKPGEAKVLWLQEGGVDLPRNGSDVYGPWIVGDTVVKAMFHTVSGYSVTDGSRKWSLRMPSNLCAAPSQPTADGKIVFGIKTGTADDALCNSLQMVDLTTGRAGWRKTYRRQGAWDLLSDVSMAINGDTVTVGRTSRTDAFRVSDGTVLFGELPGNCQPFGFAGGPVAIAATSCQTAADDHKEQQVQRIDPVTGKVQWTYKVKKGWEVAQFYSVSPLVVSLKQEDKWAIIVLNENGTYRSQLVGGTDDYATKCGGDLLTEGKNLDNCLGVAADDRTVYLATEPSESDLTPTNKVVAFDLNTGQAKWKAVAPAGQTLMPMRVEGGRLLMYLAAGKNKGGGIASLPPAGGTPQMVLRHPAAAATVERGFFDSRVVYQDGRCFLMHARISGIDDEDEKSMKSMAGFGN
- a CDS encoding outer membrane protein assembly factor BamB family protein is translated as MTQPPSQQPPQGGFGAPQEPPQGSPQPAAPGQPPQSQPPQGQPPAQPPQMPAALPTPPPAQPGYGYPQQPGQAPGYGYPQQPGPYAQQPGPYGQQPGPYAQQPGPYGQQPQPGYGYPQQQYPGAPIPGGPGGTGGGSPFKGKPAVIIGAAVAAAIVIAGGVFLATSGGDDDKKPVAQASTDGKAPSGSPSVDEGDGNGDGRQADDDLNAGRKPGEAKVLWLQKNDVDLPRNGADVYGPWVVGDTVVKGMYRAVSGYSAADGKQKWTLKLPADMCAAPSQTTTDGKIVIGVKNGTTDKADCSDLQMIDLNTGKAGWKKSIKKNGIWDMMSDISLAISGDTVTVGRTSNSNAYRVSDGKELFGKPAGNCQPFAFAGGPKLIAAASCRTDDIDNPQHQIQEIDPATGKAKWTYRPARGWEIDRVYSVSPLVVSLTQSEKKKWSILAIKENGTLRSQLVGDKGDKFAPDCGSAFAIFGKSLDGCVGVAADANTFYMSTEADSSGTARTNKVVAFNLNTGKPKWKAAAPAEQIVKPLRMEGGNVLLYVEAGYNKGGGIATLAPTGGAPQMLLRHPESTSQIESSFYNAKIVYADGRSFIASGRVSASNDKEELETKTMMAFGK
- a CDS encoding outer membrane protein assembly factor BamB family protein is translated as MTQPPQPPNEPPQGGFGAPQDPPPGGFGAPVPPPADPFGKQPPTPPAGGFGAPQAQPPAGGFGAPQTPPAGPPQQPGYGYPQQPGYGYPPGPPAGQGLPPGQPPQQGYGYGYPTAPMQPQYAPPQKGGNGGKKFTTQMQIIVAAVVAVAVIIGGGIFLASGGDDKKNEVSSAGPTGEGKGGEDSGVGGGGKEKVPANTKSTVAFQLPEPKVGDVTTVDGSWLTDKAYVKTGVDEIVGYDKVKGTKLWSIPLEGQLCAASRHMSKDYKTAILFEEGKPTKAKKYQPCNQVGGIDLNTGKLMWSKPVTAATSGDEPVRFDEVTLSGTTVAAGGTEGGAAFDLNTGAERWKPKVGTDGCYDKGYGGGDALAVVRKCGTYDSPQLVIQALNPTTGAPLSSFKMPPGVDYASIVSTKPLVVAADVGDTAGDGSGISDFFSIDASTGKLLTKIAADGEKYAARCGSTEVETCQQLAVGNNRLYLPTEEHEGTGEYGDTNEIVSFDLTTGKPTSDKADAGDRYTMFPIRMDGSNIIAYKVPPYDKGGQIVSIDGSTFKQTVLMENPGDESVRDAETSFSMDYAEILYSGGRMYISEVMVSKPRESSLEDKQYLAVSFGTG
- a CDS encoding helix-turn-helix transcriptional regulator gives rise to the protein MGVRLMVVDDHRLLAEALASALKLRGHRVLAAAAPTAGAAELVVSRAPEVCLFGTATPAEPGAFDPITRIKRERPQVAVVVLGPVPSPRGIAAAFAAGAAGYVRHDERIEGVERAMVKARAGEAAVAPQLLQGAFAELLNPAVQPDDEGQRLLRMLTPREIEVLVRVAEGEDTRLIAAGMRIASSTARTHVQRVLMKLGVGSRLEAAALAARTGLLDRAVVGGMTKGPDAG
- the galT gene encoding galactose-1-phosphate uridylyltransferase; this translates as MKKTVTTLADGRELLYYDSRDDVVRDAVDRRPLDAVSTSSEIRRDPLLGDSVAIASHRQGRTYHPPADECPLCPSRGGRLSEIPDDRYDVVVFENRFPSLAGDSGRCEVVCFTSDHDSSFADLTEEQATLVLDAWTDRTAELAEFEQVKQVFCFENRGAEIGVTLGHPHGQIYAYPFVTPRTELMLRSMQAHRERTGGNLFDDIVARELTDGDRVVLTGEHWVAFVPYAAHWPYEVHLHPRRRVPDLRELDEGARTEFAQIYLELLRRFDRIFGPGEPPTPYIAAWHQAPFGVPGREEFGLHLELFTIRRTSGKLKFLAGSESGMSVFINDVPPEAAAQRLREVASE
- the galE gene encoding UDP-glucose 4-epimerase GalE; translation: MSKPQSDPRLSPRKKYLVTGGAGYVGSVVAAHLLEAGHEVTVLDDLSTGFREGVPAGAEFIEGRIQDAARWLDSSYDGVLHFAAYSQVGESVTDPEKYWVNNVGGSTALLAAMRDAGVRTLVFSSTAATYGEPVSSPITESDPTAPTNPYGATKLAVDHMITGEAAAHGLAAVSLRYFNVAGAYGSHGERHSPESHLIPLVLQVALGRRESISVYGDDYPTPDGSCVRDYIHVADLAEAHLLALDAATAGEHLICNLGNGNGFSVREVIETVRKVTGHPVPEIAAPRRAGDPAVLVASATTARERLGWQPSRADLAGIVSDAWTFARREEPTAP
- the galK gene encoding galactokinase, whose amino-acid sequence is MTDNAELVTAFTELYGTAPEGVWAAPGRVNLIGEYTDFNDGFVMPLALPHTARAAVARRTDGELRLHSTDVPGGVVQLRVDELAPHSGHGWAAYPAGVVWALREAGHQVTGADIQLTSTVPTGAGLSSSAALEVVTALALNDLFELGLSASELAVLAQRAENAFVGVPCGVMDQMASACCTDGHALHLDTRDLTQRQVPFDLSAHGLRLLVVDTRVKHALGDGAYAERRAGCEAGARALGIGTLRDLPYDGLGAALDTLAESGADESVVRYVRHVVSDNARVEQVIALLDAGEVRAAGPVLTAGHVSLRDDLRVSCPELDLVVSAANAAGALGARMTGGGFGGSAIVLVEEADADAVTKSVLEAFTSAGYATPGVFPAVPSAGARRTG
- a CDS encoding GNAT family N-acetyltransferase, coding for MFRLETEVDKDRRLLLGERLHHSNRERSPELRALLATPAEHELPLEVWAMDGRGGLAGGLTGRTWAYWLHVDLLWVDDRHRGSGIGSQLLAEAERVAETDRACTRSRLETWGFQAPDFYRKRGYEVIGRVDNYPPGVTEFILTKTFG
- a CDS encoding LuxR C-terminal-related transcriptional regulator, whose amino-acid sequence is MVRIRVLVVDDHRIFAESLAAALAAEPDVDVAAAGSGPAALRCLERAAAEGRRYDVILVDAELGTLSSGGGRMASGPVPVPAPNSGESPPVDGLSLVAGVRSGQPSARTVVLAEKDDPRRAALALQAGASGWVAKDCSLQRLLTVIRGVLRDETHLPPALLTGVLRELTAARKHRTESERLVESLTPREREVLRCMVAGLGRKAVAERLFLSPHTVRTHMQNVLGKLGVHSTLAAVALARRAGVGPAELAGDVVERGGQLA